In one window of Gemmatimonadota bacterium DNA:
- a CDS encoding HAMP domain-containing histidine kinase, translated as MALPFRRRILLALVALGTVPTAVAVIGWALAVRPPVGGLATTRETVESLRETGRALVETVDSTRLGREERRALAAHSQALNEALSRVKRQETYATYYSAVYAAIILGLGALVLYASVRVGGYLSRQLSRPIDELVGWTGRIQREEPLPPDVDEGGAPEFAALRGAFREMAAGLAEARARQLEAERLTAFREVARRVAHEMKNPLTPIRFAVSALRRTARPDQQESLEVLATESDRLEQLAREFTEMGRLPEGPMAEVDLGELLAELLRTLIPADVPVQVHCDPATPRITGHYEPLRRAFSNLLRNAVEAGTGPAGLEVSCSPLGQNGAEVRIADHGRGVAADLQDRLFDPYVTAGKADGTGLGLALVRQTVEAHGGRVRHEPTPGGGATFVVTLPRLRRPAA; from the coding sequence ATGGCGCTTCCCTTCCGCCGGCGGATCCTGCTCGCCTTGGTGGCCCTCGGCACCGTCCCGACCGCGGTCGCGGTGATCGGCTGGGCGCTCGCGGTGCGGCCACCGGTGGGCGGCCTCGCCACCACCCGGGAAACCGTGGAATCGCTGCGCGAGACCGGTCGCGCCCTCGTCGAGACGGTGGACTCCACCCGCCTGGGCCGGGAGGAACGCCGCGCCCTGGCCGCCCACAGTCAGGCGCTCAACGAGGCGCTCTCCCGCGTGAAGCGGCAGGAGACCTATGCCACCTACTACTCCGCGGTCTACGCCGCGATCATCCTGGGCCTGGGCGCGCTGGTGCTCTACGCCTCAGTGCGGGTCGGCGGGTACCTGTCGCGCCAGCTGAGCCGGCCGATCGATGAACTGGTGGGCTGGACCGGGCGGATCCAGCGGGAGGAGCCGCTCCCGCCCGACGTGGACGAGGGAGGCGCGCCCGAGTTTGCCGCGCTCCGCGGGGCCTTCCGGGAAATGGCCGCCGGGCTGGCCGAGGCCCGGGCCCGGCAGCTCGAAGCGGAACGCCTGACCGCCTTCCGCGAGGTGGCGCGACGGGTGGCCCACGAGATGAAGAACCCCCTGACACCCATCCGCTTCGCGGTGAGCGCGCTCCGGCGGACGGCGCGGCCGGATCAGCAGGAATCCCTCGAGGTGCTCGCGACCGAGTCGGACCGGCTGGAGCAGCTGGCGCGGGAGTTCACCGAGATGGGCCGGCTGCCCGAGGGGCCGATGGCCGAGGTGGACCTGGGCGAACTCCTCGCCGAGCTGCTGCGCACGCTCATCCCCGCCGACGTGCCGGTGCAGGTGCATTGCGACCCGGCCACGCCCCGCATCACCGGCCACTACGAGCCGCTCCGGCGCGCCTTCAGCAACCTGCTCCGCAACGCGGTGGAGGCGGGGACCGGTCCGGCCGGGCTCGAGGTGAGCTGCAGCCCGCTGGGCCAGAACGGTGCGGAGGTGCGGATCGCCGACCACGGCCGGGGCGTCGCCGCCGACCTGCAGGATCGCCTGTTCGATCCCTACGTCACCGCCGGCAAGGCCGATGGTACCGGCCTCGGCCTGGCCCTCGTGCGGCAGACGGTCGAGGCGCACGGGGGCCGGGTGCGCCACGAGCCCACACCCGGCGGCGGGGCCACCTTCGTGGTCACCCTGCCCCGGCTGCGGCGGCCGGCCGCCTAG
- a CDS encoding sigma-54-dependent Fis family transcriptional regulator, translated as MAHRILIIDDEPNIRRMLAALLRAEGFTVEEAGSGNAGLLTLDQLEPDAIFLDLLMPPGPDGLETLTQVRARGIDVPVIMMSGKAQLADAVRATQLGAFQFLEKPLSPEAVLVTLRSAVELGRTRHQNRALREALEAREQMVGESPALGQVRRLIEQVAPTDARVLITGESGTGKELVAAAIHRASRRATEPFVTVNCAAIPRELVESEMFGHERGAFTGATERRLGRFELADGGTLFLDEVGDLNLEAQAKLLRTLETGVLQRLGAEQPTLVNVRVLAATNRRLDQAVAAGQFREDLFFRLNIFPIHLPPLRERLEDLPALVQHLARRARPGRPQQYAGEALALLRQHHWPGNIRELANVVERLAIIGGETLGSPEVAAILPGAGKRAEGPAPRHAGEGAPVPATGLPLTDALDDYERSLIAGALEQAGGNVAEAARVLVTDRANLYRRMKRLGLTARAEPVVEDR; from the coding sequence ATGGCCCACCGCATCCTGATCATCGATGACGAGCCCAACATCCGCCGGATGCTGGCGGCCCTGCTGCGGGCCGAGGGCTTCACGGTGGAGGAAGCGGGGAGCGGCAACGCCGGCCTGCTCACCCTGGACCAGCTCGAGCCGGACGCGATCTTCCTTGACCTCCTGATGCCGCCGGGGCCGGACGGCCTCGAGACGCTCACCCAGGTCCGCGCCCGCGGCATCGACGTGCCGGTCATCATGATGAGCGGCAAGGCCCAGCTCGCCGACGCGGTGCGCGCCACGCAACTCGGCGCCTTCCAGTTCCTGGAGAAGCCGCTCAGCCCCGAGGCGGTGCTGGTCACCCTGCGCTCCGCGGTGGAACTGGGGCGCACCCGGCACCAGAACCGGGCGCTCCGGGAGGCCCTCGAGGCCCGGGAGCAGATGGTGGGCGAGAGTCCCGCGCTCGGGCAGGTGCGGCGGCTCATCGAGCAGGTGGCACCGACCGACGCCCGGGTGCTGATCACCGGGGAGTCGGGCACCGGCAAGGAGCTGGTGGCGGCCGCGATCCACCGCGCGAGCCGCCGCGCCACCGAGCCGTTCGTCACGGTCAATTGCGCCGCGATCCCGCGCGAGCTGGTCGAGTCGGAGATGTTCGGCCACGAGCGCGGCGCCTTCACCGGCGCCACGGAGCGGCGGCTGGGCCGCTTCGAGCTGGCCGACGGCGGGACCCTGTTCCTCGACGAGGTGGGCGACCTCAACCTCGAGGCACAGGCCAAGCTGCTCCGGACGCTCGAGACCGGGGTGCTGCAGCGGCTGGGCGCGGAGCAGCCCACCCTGGTGAACGTCCGGGTGCTCGCGGCCACCAACCGGCGCCTGGACCAGGCGGTGGCGGCGGGACAGTTCCGCGAGGACCTCTTCTTCCGGCTCAACATCTTCCCGATTCACCTGCCCCCGCTGCGTGAGCGCCTGGAGGACCTGCCGGCGCTGGTGCAGCACCTGGCCCGGCGGGCGCGCCCGGGCCGGCCCCAGCAGTATGCCGGCGAGGCGCTGGCGCTGCTCCGCCAGCACCACTGGCCCGGCAACATCCGGGAGCTGGCCAACGTGGTGGAGCGCCTGGCGATCATCGGCGGCGAGACCCTCGGGTCGCCCGAGGTGGCCGCGATCCTCCCGGGCGCCGGCAAACGCGCGGAGGGACCGGCCCCCCGCCACGCCGGCGAGGGGGCGCCGGTCCCCGCGACCGGGCTCCCGCTCACCGACGCGCTGGACGACTACGAGCGCTCGCTCATCGCCGGCGCGCTGGAGCAGGCGGGAGGCAACGTGGCGGAGGCGGCTCGGGTGCTGGTGACCGACCGCGCCAACCTCTACCGCCGGATGAAGCGGCTCGGGCTCACCGCCCGGGCCGAGCCGGTGGTGGAGGACCGGTGA
- a CDS encoding BamA/TamA family outer membrane protein: MTARAARRVLGLAGVLLLAARGAAAQDSVVVIDPDVPGADSGVSGLAPEVLQELLATWNDSATIRLPGGLTLPGGARLEGTVASFRGTLRVAGEIRGTLTVINGDLVLLPGGVVRGPILVAGGRLTIGAGALHEGEARVYWDAAPVTRQSDGTLGVRERRRPIGALATAERTFQSGRIATTLRLTTTQTYNRIEGLGIVFGPAFAWRPGAHTSATLDLRGILRTAPDNSPFRRDLGWLIRTDWRFHGARGFGFGARTYSLISGIEEHTLPRDEIGWNAFLFQRDNRDYFASEGVGATAYAYLHPRLRVDGALRYEKQGSVRANDPWTLFRNSDRWRPNPLIDDGHYTILALSAAYDSRNVTDAPSSGWWLRGSVEHATSDDVAPVALPAAVRRPLPTSDYGFNRFTLDLRRYNRLSPEIQLNARVWAGGWLSGDPLPVQRRLSLGGTDLLPGYLFRSLDCAPAGFDDPAQAALCDRALVAQAEFRHRLRLRAGYTVRDRAHQELDRFVGFEDPDLVIFGDAGSAWLAGDGPGRVPADRIRALTEWKADVGVGLDAGGVAVYLAKSVTDGQPVRVFLRLDRRF; encoded by the coding sequence GTGACGGCGCGCGCGGCCCGGCGGGTCCTCGGTCTGGCCGGCGTCCTCCTGCTCGCGGCGCGCGGGGCGGCGGCGCAGGACAGCGTCGTCGTGATCGACCCCGACGTGCCGGGGGCCGACTCGGGGGTCTCCGGCCTCGCCCCCGAGGTGCTGCAGGAGCTGCTCGCCACCTGGAACGACAGCGCCACCATCCGCCTGCCCGGCGGCCTCACGCTCCCGGGTGGCGCGCGCCTCGAGGGGACCGTCGCGAGCTTTCGCGGCACGCTGCGGGTGGCCGGGGAGATTCGCGGCACCCTCACGGTGATCAACGGCGACCTGGTGCTGCTGCCGGGCGGCGTGGTGCGTGGCCCCATCCTGGTGGCGGGGGGCCGGCTCACCATCGGCGCCGGCGCGCTGCACGAAGGGGAGGCGCGGGTCTACTGGGACGCGGCACCGGTGACCCGCCAATCGGACGGCACCCTCGGCGTCCGGGAACGCCGCCGGCCCATCGGCGCGCTCGCGACGGCGGAGCGGACCTTCCAGTCGGGCCGCATCGCCACCACGCTGCGGCTCACCACCACGCAGACCTACAACCGCATCGAGGGCCTGGGGATCGTCTTCGGGCCTGCGTTCGCGTGGCGCCCGGGGGCGCACACCAGCGCCACGCTGGACCTGCGCGGCATCCTGCGCACCGCCCCCGACAACTCTCCCTTCCGGCGCGACCTCGGCTGGCTGATCCGCACCGACTGGCGCTTCCACGGCGCCCGCGGCTTCGGCTTCGGGGCCCGGACCTATTCACTCATCTCGGGCATCGAGGAGCACACCCTCCCGCGCGACGAGATCGGGTGGAACGCGTTCCTGTTCCAGCGTGACAACCGCGACTACTTCGCCAGCGAGGGAGTCGGCGCCACCGCCTACGCCTACCTGCACCCGCGCCTCCGGGTGGATGGGGCCCTGCGCTATGAGAAGCAGGGCTCGGTCCGCGCCAATGATCCCTGGACCCTGTTCCGCAACAGCGACCGCTGGCGCCCCAACCCGCTGATCGACGACGGGCACTACACCATCCTGGCGCTCTCGGCCGCCTACGACAGCCGCAACGTGACCGACGCGCCGTCTTCCGGCTGGTGGCTGCGCGGCAGCGTGGAGCACGCCACGAGCGACGACGTGGCGCCCGTGGCGCTGCCGGCGGCGGTGCGACGCCCGTTGCCCACCAGCGACTACGGCTTCAACCGCTTCACCCTCGACCTGCGCCGCTACAACCGGCTCTCGCCCGAGATCCAGCTCAACGCACGGGTGTGGGCCGGCGGCTGGCTCTCCGGTGACCCGCTGCCGGTGCAGCGGCGGCTCTCCCTCGGAGGCACCGACCTGCTCCCGGGGTACCTGTTCCGGTCGCTGGACTGCGCCCCCGCCGGCTTCGACGATCCCGCGCAGGCCGCGCTGTGCGACCGCGCCCTGGTGGCGCAGGCGGAGTTCCGTCACCGGCTCCGCCTGCGCGCCGGATACACCGTCCGCGATCGCGCCCACCAGGAGCTGGACCGGTTCGTCGGCTTCGAGGATCCCGACCTGGTCATCTTCGGCGACGCCGGGTCCGCGTGGCTGGCCGGGGACGGGCCGGGCCGCGTTCCCGCCGACCGCATCCGCGCGCTCACGGAATGGAAGGCCGACGTCGGGGTGGGCCTCGATGCCGGCGGCGTGGCGGTGTACCTGGCCAAGTCGGTCACGGACGGCCAGCCGGTGCGGGTGTTCCTCCGGCTGGATCGCCGGTTCTAG